From Halomicrobium salinisoli, the proteins below share one genomic window:
- a CDS encoding Sjogren's syndrome/scleroderma autoantigen 1 family protein: MSDFDKEAEREKLREKYEKEEEKRETTEQMSELLLKGATMTNAHCGDCGDPIFRYEGQEFCPSCQKPVDRGDGEDAEEGDDTSDEPSEVQELREEADIEVTAPSDDARVAFGGQNEADEADAGAAEAGAADAQQGDAESAAVQQGDAESAPAEQAESDSAVETGAGDAAGTALGDAAAADRRAPPSRTQSQSGARAADETTARTATGGAGGSTAPTRTGAQPSTGDRGAAAGAGGAGETATASEHLGAARVELAAAAERFARRARNADSPREAREHLQAAREAAEALAAMEF, encoded by the coding sequence ATGAGCGACTTCGACAAGGAAGCGGAGCGCGAGAAGCTCCGAGAGAAGTACGAGAAAGAAGAGGAGAAACGCGAGACGACGGAGCAGATGAGCGAACTGCTCCTGAAGGGAGCGACGATGACCAACGCCCACTGCGGCGACTGCGGCGACCCCATCTTCCGCTACGAGGGCCAGGAGTTCTGCCCGAGCTGCCAGAAGCCCGTGGACCGCGGTGACGGCGAGGACGCCGAGGAGGGCGACGACACGTCCGACGAGCCCTCGGAGGTTCAGGAGCTCCGCGAGGAGGCCGACATCGAGGTCACGGCCCCGAGCGACGACGCCCGGGTCGCCTTCGGCGGTCAGAACGAGGCCGACGAGGCAGACGCGGGAGCGGCCGAGGCCGGAGCCGCCGACGCACAGCAGGGAGACGCGGAGTCGGCCGCCGTCCAGCAGGGCGACGCCGAGTCCGCTCCCGCGGAGCAGGCCGAGTCCGACTCCGCAGTCGAAACGGGGGCCGGCGACGCGGCCGGCACTGCGCTGGGCGACGCCGCGGCCGCGGACCGGCGGGCGCCACCGTCGCGGACGCAGTCGCAGTCGGGCGCCCGTGCTGCAGACGAAACGACGGCGCGGACCGCCACCGGCGGCGCCGGTGGATCGACGGCACCGACCCGCACCGGGGCACAGCCCTCGACCGGCGACCGGGGTGCGGCGGCGGGCGCGGGCGGTGCGGGCGAGACGGCGACGGCCAGCGAGCACCTCGGTGCCGCCAGGGTCGAACTCGCGGCGGCGGCCGAGCGCTTCGCCCGACGCGCCCGAAACGCGGACAGCCCGCGCGAGGCCCGCGAGCACCTCCAGGCGGCGCGCGAGGCCGCAGAGGCGCTCGCGGCGATGGAGTTCTGA